TCTATACCGAGTTTAGGTTCTCCCTTCTGTTTTTGAATGAATTCTATAACAAGGCTAATGTTGAGTAAGTTTCAGTGGGGTATAATTGACTTATTAATACTATTTTCCCAGGGTTGTTGCTTATAATTTGTTATTTAAGTAATAAAACCTTTTCCCTCAATTAGTCATTACCATTAACTGCACTATTAGAGAATGAATTCTCACCAGATGTCCTTTGTCCTCAATCACCTTCCGAAGTGAACAATCAGATGTACTCCTCTTTTCTGTCAACTTCAAAACCCATTTTTCCTTGGTCTTGGATTTCATATTGGTCACTCCCCCTTACACTCTCCTTTAGAGACTATGTGGTGCATTTTCAACATTGTTTTACTCATGCTCCTATTCGATTCCTgaaaatatggatgcaaaaaaaaaaaccttttgattTTTGTAGATTATCcacatttgtctctttctttggATGAAACTGTTATCATGCACAGGAacattaaagattattttaaaggtaCAAATGTCACTCTTAAAATATTGACTAAATATCAGTCCCTAAGGAAATCCTAATTGATATCTAAGGATTAAAATCAGAGTATCTTCTTTTATCACAGAGATAGGaagccagaaaaattaaaaatacaataaaattaagcaacattcaaataattttaatagaaacCTTAGTTCTCTAATGGGACCCCTTATAATGAATATAATGGAAGAGGCAGCACATGTGCCCATGTACAATTCAGGTTTCGCATCTCATGTGAGTTGAATTATGTTCCCGCAAGTTCATATGAGGAAGTCCTAATTTCAAAGAGGACCATACTTGGAGGTAAGGTCTATAATGAGGCCATTGAgttaaaatacattctttaacaTAGGCCCTAATCTAAATCACTGTTGTCtatataaaaaggggaaatgtgGACACTGAGATATGCATTCagagaagacaatgtgaagacagCGGGGGAAGTCAACCATGTAAGAGTTTAGGAGAGAAGCCAGGAATACATCCTTCCCTGACACATTTCAGAAGAAATCAACCTGACTCCCAGACACTGGgtttggatttctagcctccagaactgcaagacaATATACATTTCTGTGGTTTATGTTCCCCTGTCTGTAGTACTTTGTAAGGATAGCCCCAGCACAATAACACAGATTTAGGTTTTGGAAGTAGGATGATGTTGTGACAAACACTTAATACATTGAGACTGGCTCTGAATGGGTAATGGGTATGAGTGGCAGAGTTTTGAGTGTGTGACAGAACAAGCTGAGATTGTTTCAAGGGACCGCTGGGTGATATATGGACAATAAGTGTACTTTGGGTAAGAGCTCATACAGAAAAGACCAGAGCTGTAGACAAAAACTCTATCATCTTGGAGAATACAAAGAGCATCCTGAAAAAATATCTTGCTAGAAATGTGAATGACAAAGATGCTCTGATGAGATAGAAGATGGAAATTAGAAGCCTGTTATTGGAGACTAGAGAAATGGCCATCCTTATTGTTGAGTGGTAGAACATTTGGCTGAACTGCATTCCAGTGTTTGATGAAGAGTAGAAATTTTACATGATAAGCTGGGACAGTAAGCCAAGATTTCTAAGCACACATAGTGCTGAAGGCATGGCTTGGTTTCTACTTGCTGCTCATAGTAAATGCCAGAGGAGACACAATAATTAAAGAACATGGTGTGAAACCAAGACAAAATAGCACATGATGGTTTGCAACCTCCTCCAACCTATCCAGATAGCCTGCTTTGAAAAAGGGccaagggggcagcctgggtggctcagcagtttagtgctgccttcagcccaggcctgatcctggagacccaggattgagtcccatgtcagtctccctgcatggagcctgcttctccctctgcctgtgtatctgcctgtgtctctgtctctgtgtgtgtgtgtgtgtgtgtctcaaataaataaataaataaataaaatctttaaaaaaaataaaaagggccaaGGGTATGCCTGGAAAACCATTAGTTGGGAGCTTAGGCATGTGACACATGGGTCCAATCAACCATCGCAACAGAATCCAGGAATAGAGATATGGTTGTCCAAGAAAGATGTGTGGAGCACCCTACTGTGTGATGGTTTGAATCCTCTGAATTGCAAAAGAAGTCAACAAGTGTTTTTattctgagatttttatattGGCAGAAACGTGGCAAGTTTGGATTAAAGGGGAAACAGATGGGACAAAATGAAGGAAGACTATTTTACTACTGGGATTCTACAAACAAGAAGAGGGCCTACAGTTGTATGTGGCTGGGAACGTGCATTATCCTTCAAGACAGGGGGTAAGTGACCTCACAGGTGGTTCAGAGGCTGGCAGAACTGTGACTATCACTGTGGACCCAGAGGCACAATGCCAGGGGATACAGCCATCTCCTCCTTCATTCCTGAGACGAACATCAccccattttcctttctccttcccagaTTTCATGTGTGTCACTCAAACTTGCATTTCCAGTCTTCCATTCACAGCCCAATTTAGGTGCATTTTAACGTTGATTTCATAGTGCTCCCATTTGATTTGGAAATTACACAGGCAAAACACCcacagctcacacacacacacacacacacacacacacacatcctcagTAATTCATATTCTTAAAATGACTGTTTACATAATAAGACATGTATGAGACCAATGTGCATGAATAACATTGAAAAACATCAGTATGTCCTATTGAAAAACACAGGCATTCTGAACCAGCAGCAGTTAGCACAATAGAAATTAAGTGACCGggtgaaataaaatttgttttccaaatggtACACAGTTCTTTCTCTGAAAAGGCATATGGCTCTGCAAAAGGCTTATACTTCCAAAAGTTTGCTCCCAATGTATATATGGCATTTTTTAGGTACCACGCCCAAGATTTCCTTGCATTGGCTTTGTGGTAGATTTTCTTGAGTATTGATGCAGCAAGCCCCCACTTTTGTCACAACCCTTTTGCTTTATCTCTCTACcggggggcaaaaaaaaaaaaaagttgggtttCCATAACTTTTGTCTCACTGTTTGATTGAGCAACACCTTTCACAGGTTTCTACATTCAAATCAAAggttatttagaatttattttaaaagttcacatgGACACATAGCAAACATGATAAAATCGTGAGTTTTAATGCAACTCCtaacaaatttcaaaggattGAATTCTGCCCCCTCCCAACTCCCGGTGGCTTCTGTCTCCACAGATATAGGAagctagaaataaattaaatgaaatgtacTTGGATAATCACGAACTGCTTTGAAATTCAGCATGTACctataggaaaaggaaagggggggCATGCACTAAGAAGAAAACACAGTGGGTAGTAAAGCGCATTACCATTATCCTAAGTTCTCATACCCATCAGATCACTTGAGGTAGAGGAAGGAATCATCTTAGTTCCCTTAATTCCCAAACAGCCTCTGCTTATCTGGATGCAAAAAACAATAGGGACTTGTCCCACCGTGACATTTGGATGCTTATACTCCAACCACCCTAGTTCAAAGCAAGAGCTTGAACAGAAATCCCCAGGCAATCATGCCACCTTCCCCCTTCAATCTCCAGGCTGGGTGTCCCAGGAAGGCTGTTATTGGTTCAGCCCTGGTCACCCCACCACCCTTTGGGCCAATGGCCACGGATCATGTGCTGCCAGTTGCTGATTGGCTGCTGCTAGCAGAGGCTGGGAGCACAGCTGCTCTCATTGGACGATCCCATCAGCCATGCATAGTCGTGGTTCAGGAAGATTTCGGGGTCAAAAGTGCAAGAGTATAGGCTACCAAAGAACAGAATCAGATAAATGTGAATGCAGTAAAATCGGCCTTTCCCAAGGTGGGGAGCTTGAGTAGGCCACGATTCGAGGTCGTTTGATTGAGTTTTCAGCACAGTGTTTGGGTCCTCTTGCATGTGTGTAGTTGAATTTGGACGAGAGGCTCTGTTGAGGGAGTGTGAATGTGCTATGTGTCAGTTCGGGATCTGCTATAGCACTTCACTCATTGCTGTATCACACACTCAAATCTCTAGATGATACCACTCAAcacaagagggagaaggagaatatTTAAGACAAGTCAAATCACTGTGGACATGCAGCTGTGACCAAAAAGATGCCTGAAGAGGCTGACCTGAAGGAACGGGCCATTTAGGAAAGTGACAAAATGCAACCCGGTCAAAGGAAATCCTAACGGTCCACACCACACACGTATATTAAAGTGGACTTGACAACATTTTGTCATGTTCTGCCCGCGGTGAACGTGCTTTAAGGATGGGCAGCATGGCATAGGGCCAAACTCTGGAGTAAGTGGCTTTGTGGAGAGCTACAGGTCTTTTCCAGACAAGTGAAGTAGCTCTGAAAAGAGCCTTTGTTTTGTGGGGTGGTCAGAAGGTAGCTGGGGCAGCTGCTCATTGGCGTCTGGTGTACCGGATGAAGGCCTCGGAGGCCTCGGACACAATGTGCTTGCCAATCTCCCCTGGCAGCAACAAGTGCATGGCGGTCTGGCTCTCCCTGGAGGTAATGGTGGAGCGAGCCAGGCGAGAGGCCTCGTAGGTGATGCGCTCAAAGATGTCCTTAACGGTCAAATGCATGACACTCACAGCCTTCTGCAAGAGGCTCAGGCCCTTCTGTACCTGTTCAGAGCCCTGGGGATGTTGGTGGCAAAACTGTTGGGTCAGTGGTGGCTACACTGTTGCCTTGGCTGCTTCTGCTTTGGGCTCTTTGTTTCTGTTGCTGTGATAACCTTCCTGCCCAGGCATTCCTTAGAATAGGTCTCACAGCTAAGTTCAGCCATGTTGGGCTCACCTTCCCAACTGCTTGGATTGAAGAACCATGGCGGCTGCTGAGGGGCACTGTCGCATCGATATTCGCTTCATTTCCTGATGTCACATGCAATCTCAATATCTGATTGGACAAAATGCAACAGGGGGAAATTGGGGATTTATGCCAGGAGGTCACTTGTGATTGCATACCCTCGAGCTTGACATCCCATCAGAGAATCAGAAAGGGAAATCTGGAGCCCTTTAAACTTCTTGGGACGTCATTTAGAAAATCTTTATAAGATGCCACAAATAGCAAAAGGTCTTCTGAGAATAGCAGCTGACAGATACCtatatgaaaactttaaaatatatcactCAGGGTGGCCTGGTTAGTTCAatgggttaagcgtctggctcttgattttgctcaggtcatgatcttagggtcctgaaaTCTAGCCTCTTGTGGAGCTCCCCTCATTAGGAATTGGCTtgaactgggtgttattctgtatgttggcaaattgaacaccaataaaaaataaatttattatttttaaaaaaggaattggcttgagattctttctctccctctccttctgctcctccctcctgtgctctctctctctttcaaataaataagtaaatattttaaaaaatatattactcaaATCACCTAAATTGTGGAATGTCAAATTTAGTCCCTTAGGAGACTGTGACCTTCATAACCAAATTATAACACTAGCACAATGACTGTTCCACAAGTGGGCCATTTCACCTCTAATCCATAATCTACTGGATGGCCACTATGGCTGGAGTAGAAACTCTGATATAGCTACCAGAGTTCTCCAACAGTCATGGAACCCTGCTTACTAACTAGTGTCTTCAGTTCTGATAAAAACTCTccatgatccctgggtggcgcagtggtttggcgcctgcctttggcccaaggtgcaatcctggagacccgggatcgaatcccacgtcaggctcccggtgcatggagcctgcttctccctctgtctgtgtctctgcctctctctctctctttctgtgactatcataaataaataaaaattaaaaaaaaaactctccatgATTTGGGAAAGAAGTGGCAAAACCACAGTATCCAAAATCAGAACacctacagaaatgaaaatacttacAGACACAGTTTTAAATCCTTAAACATGTACCAAGCTTAAAATTTTCTTATcaatgggacccctgggtggcttagtggttaagtgcttgccttttgctcagggtgtgatcctagaatcctgggatcaagtcccagatcaggctccctccatggagcctgcttctccctctgcctatgtctctgcctctctctgtttctcatgagtaaataaatagaatcttttaaaaaaatcttatcaatACTTAGATCCTAAAAGTACTTTAAATGCTAATATTGACTAATATATATTAGAGCTATtggatgaaaaatatatattaacctAATCCTCTAAGAAACCTCCTTAAGGAGAGCAAAgttaataaaattggaaaaatctttttttaaagattttatttatttattcatgagagacacagagaggcagagacccaggcagagggagaagtaggttccatgcagggaggctgatgcaggactcgatcccaggattccaggatcatgccctgagccaaaggcagatgctcaatggctaagccacccaggtatcccaaaatGGGAAATATCTTAATATTAAAAGCTCAactctttcaatatttttaatgatacatGCAAACATATTTCTACATGTATGAATGCAAAACAGCTTACAATTTGAGCCAAGTTATAACACTAAATCAATTATTGATatttaatcaaagaaaaattgaagaaatagagGTCATCAATGGGCTGTGATCCCAGGTGGCCTGGCTTCCaaggatgtatcttgtaagaccTTCAAGGATCAGGTAATTCTACTACTAATAAATAGTTccagataatgaagaaaaaaactctcttttttatttcaagaaactataataccaagaaaaaaaacctattgaAGAAAGCATACTAAACAAATTTCTGAGAAGTCCCATTTATAAAGaaggatgcaaaaattctacTTCCAATATTATTAATGAATTTGGTATCACATTgcagaaaagactttttaaagaaaataaacagctttACTGctgtaaataataaattacaagCATCAAATGGGGGGAAattattcataaaacaaaatatcacataCAGACTTCTTTCAACATGACCCCTACTGtggaattcttttaaataaataaccaagGATCCAAACACATTACAGAAAGAGCTAAATCAAAAAGTTCATAAAATAGTACATTTTTCAAGCTTCCTAGAACTGAAGTAAGTAGTCTAACTAGCTCAGATTTATCGAATTCTATTGCtttctcatctattttcttttggggtttttaCACTGTTTATTAAAGTGCAAAGCTTCAGAACCTGTGTTTATGCCTCATGGGATGATGGGAACATCCAGTCAGAGTAGCCCAAGACCCACCCTCCACTGGTTCAGCCAATGAAGAACCTGCAGACCCTGTACCACAGCCATTGGCTCAAAATGGGAGCAGGTGATAAGTGTGAACCAGTGTTTCTGGGTATTCATTCTTAGAGACTGAGAAGTAAATGGATGTGTCATATTTTTGGTCCCTTGTTTGTTCAGGGCCCCAAATCTCAATCCCTACTAATAGTTGGCTTATTGGGGGAAAACCATGGCTCTGGTTAAACAGGCAAGTGAATCTACTAACTGGAAGGATAGCCCcacattatatatttaagaaatgctgagaggcacttgggtggctaagttggttaagcatcccactcttgatctcagctcagatcttgatctcagggtcctgagttcaggccccactCTGGGCCCCACAATGGGCattggagcctactttaaaaaaaataaaaaaggaaaatgaaaaaaatgctgaGTAAAACTACTGTACGTGAGCAATTGTTTTTCCCATCTGTCTGTATGAGTACTCACTTAGCATCAATGTCTTTCACTTTCCACCATATACCCTCATCTCAGCTTAATACACTGCTCAGGATGGAATCAATGTTAATGAAACTATTATTAACAGATGCAACTGAACAATGGGTTATTATCTTATCCCAGCTCACCTGAAAAAATTCATTGTCAGGCCCTTTGAAATAATGCTAATCTTGTGCAAATTCAGCCTAAATGATATGCAAATACAGAGGTTGCTGAATCTATCATAGATGTACAATGTTTCTCAAATTTGCAAATAGCAATGTTGAAAGGAAAGCAAATGTATTGAATGACAGAATCAGGATGTAGAGATCTGATCATGAGCAAACTTGAGCACATCAGTAACCAGGTTCCCCATTCATGTAAATTGGATCCAAAGGATCAGGAAGTGTCATCAGGAGAAGCCTTGAAGGTATAGAGGCAGGCATACAATAGCTAACTTCAAATATTGGAAGAGGGACAACTACATTGTTTGAGGCTCCGGTATGCAGTCCTAGGACTATTGGATAGAAGGTATAGGAAGGCAGGTTTGGGCACAGTGTAAGCAGTCTGTCACAGCAAGAAGCTGAGTGACTGCCAGGTAATTTCAGGCAAGAGGTAAGGTATTGATAACTAACATG
The window above is part of the Vulpes lagopus strain Blue_001 chromosome X, ASM1834538v1, whole genome shotgun sequence genome. Proteins encoded here:
- the LOC121482599 gene encoding late histone H2B.L4-like, translated to MAVVQGLQVLHWLNQWRILRLHVTSGNEANIDATVPLSSRHGSSIQAVGKVQKGLSLLQKAVSVMHLTVKDIFERITYEASRLARSTITSRESQTAMHLLLPGEIGKHIVSEASEAFIRYTRRQ